From a region of the Myxococcaceae bacterium JPH2 genome:
- a CDS encoding ChbG/HpnK family deacetylase, whose translation MHPRAVIINADDLGYDPAVTRGILRALREGIVTSATLLVNTPWSAQAARDAEGLSVGLHLNLARGTPAWSAFPAALLNDGLFDESRAAALPPDVVEAECLAQLERFQSLAGQRPTHVDVHKHLHRHPDVREGLIRAARATGLPVRALDPTMHRAFAARGVASPSHFLGETGATAHWTLERLEATVNTLPAEGITELMCHPGFAPEQVKSRYSAQREVELATFLHPRAKQALARAGVTTVDFRALTAEAR comes from the coding sequence CTGCACCCGCGCGCCGTCATCATCAACGCGGATGACCTGGGCTACGACCCGGCGGTGACGCGCGGCATCCTCCGCGCCCTGCGCGAGGGCATCGTCACCTCCGCCACCCTCCTGGTGAACACGCCCTGGTCCGCGCAGGCCGCGCGCGACGCGGAAGGGCTGTCCGTGGGCCTGCACCTGAACCTCGCGCGAGGCACGCCCGCGTGGAGCGCCTTCCCCGCCGCGCTCCTGAACGACGGCCTGTTCGACGAGTCCCGAGCCGCCGCGCTGCCACCCGACGTGGTCGAGGCCGAGTGCCTCGCCCAGCTCGAACGATTTCAAAGCCTCGCGGGCCAGCGCCCCACGCACGTGGACGTGCACAAGCACCTGCACCGCCACCCCGACGTGCGGGAGGGACTCATCCGAGCCGCCCGAGCCACCGGGCTCCCCGTGCGCGCGCTCGACCCGACCATGCACCGCGCCTTCGCCGCGCGAGGCGTGGCCTCTCCGTCCCACTTCCTGGGCGAGACGGGCGCCACCGCGCACTGGACGCTGGAGCGACTGGAGGCCACCGTGAACACCCTCCCCGCCGAGGGCATCACCGAGCTGATGTGTCACCCAGGCTTCGCGCCCGAACAGGTGAAGAGTCGCTACAGCGCCCAACGCGAGGTGGAGCTGGCCACGTTTCTTCACCCTCGCGCGAAGCAAGCCCTGGCGCGCGCGGGCGTGACGACGGTGGACTTCCGCGCCCTCACTGCCGAGGCGCGCTGA
- a CDS encoding GAF domain-containing protein — MPLPHDIEDVLAGLPQAMVRVGPDLRVQWCEEGFAAKTGVELRPGGGLLDVLERGRSLDAVERAIREGHSHSGHVITRALRQVRVQVWPTRVGEPAGSWLVMEPSGVDDEGAFSQAVQEIARAVGESLEVDSVCAAAVVALVRCAQVRRAEVFLSEEDGQPLRRGAVSDLAGSEAPEDTFDPADDPFRQALATRQPQLGIQRGYGDAMGSIFAAVPLCAPRRTVGLLLLYKEQGTSFSVRELELWSAAANQLAVAVENARLLREAQAALRVREEFMSIASHEMKTPLTPLKLGLYSMERRLAAGQPVELGGVLKAKRQVDRLGGLVDDLLDASRLELGRLALQLAPLEVGQLVAEVVDHFRHAFERPFSVDVPRECVWVLGDRDRLEQVLVNLLENAHKYSPAGESIGVKVDRLAGEARIHVQDRGIGIPGADQSQVFQRFYRARNVSHRNFGGLGLGLFISHSIAKMHGGGLSLTSAEGEGSTFTVCLPRMPPHEVKRLPRRVLLLDEDSTQGAVAERVLRAEGFEVLTVHDGAESLRRATHLPVDLVVLSTSAAHGQVGVFLETFATLPRARPVPILLAGDERPWWAQEDASLCARPYSPDELVARVRNVLALEPRWRAASGSSHADADPVSAPRQ; from the coding sequence ATGCCGCTCCCCCACGACATCGAGGACGTCCTCGCGGGTCTGCCCCAGGCCATGGTGCGCGTGGGGCCGGACCTGCGGGTGCAGTGGTGCGAGGAGGGCTTCGCCGCGAAGACGGGCGTGGAGCTGCGCCCCGGCGGCGGGCTGCTGGACGTGCTGGAGCGCGGCCGGAGCCTGGACGCCGTGGAGCGGGCCATCCGGGAAGGGCACTCGCATTCCGGGCACGTCATCACCCGGGCGCTGCGGCAGGTGCGCGTGCAGGTGTGGCCCACGCGGGTGGGCGAGCCGGCGGGCTCCTGGCTGGTGATGGAGCCCTCGGGGGTGGACGACGAGGGGGCCTTCTCGCAGGCGGTGCAGGAGATTGCCCGCGCGGTGGGCGAGTCGCTGGAGGTGGACAGCGTCTGCGCCGCCGCGGTGGTGGCGCTGGTGCGCTGCGCGCAGGTGCGCCGCGCGGAGGTGTTCCTCTCCGAGGAGGACGGGCAGCCGCTGCGCCGGGGCGCGGTGTCGGACCTGGCGGGCTCGGAGGCGCCGGAAGACACGTTCGACCCCGCGGATGATCCGTTCCGCCAGGCGCTGGCCACGCGACAGCCGCAGCTCGGCATCCAGCGGGGCTACGGCGACGCGATGGGCTCCATCTTCGCGGCGGTGCCGCTGTGCGCGCCGCGCCGCACGGTGGGGCTGCTGCTGCTCTACAAGGAGCAGGGCACGTCCTTCTCCGTGCGCGAGCTGGAGCTGTGGAGCGCCGCGGCCAATCAGCTCGCGGTGGCGGTGGAGAACGCGCGGCTCTTGCGCGAGGCGCAGGCGGCGCTGCGGGTGCGCGAGGAGTTCATGTCCATCGCCTCGCACGAGATGAAGACGCCGCTGACGCCGCTGAAACTGGGCCTGTACTCCATGGAGCGGAGGCTCGCCGCGGGACAGCCGGTGGAATTGGGGGGCGTGCTCAAGGCCAAGCGTCAGGTGGACCGGCTGGGAGGCCTGGTGGATGACCTGCTGGACGCCAGCCGGCTGGAGCTGGGGCGCCTGGCGTTGCAGCTCGCGCCGCTGGAGGTGGGGCAGTTGGTGGCGGAGGTGGTGGACCACTTCCGCCATGCCTTCGAGCGGCCCTTCTCCGTGGATGTGCCGCGCGAGTGCGTCTGGGTCTTGGGGGACAGGGACCGGCTGGAGCAGGTGCTGGTGAACCTGCTGGAGAACGCGCACAAGTACAGCCCGGCGGGCGAGTCCATTGGCGTGAAGGTGGATCGGCTGGCGGGCGAGGCGCGCATCCACGTGCAGGACCGAGGCATCGGCATTCCGGGCGCGGACCAGTCCCAGGTGTTCCAGCGCTTCTACCGGGCGCGCAACGTGTCGCACCGCAACTTCGGCGGGCTGGGGCTGGGGCTGTTCATCAGCCACTCCATCGCGAAGATGCACGGTGGAGGGCTGTCGCTGACGAGCGCGGAGGGCGAGGGCTCCACCTTCACGGTGTGCCTGCCCCGCATGCCGCCGCACGAGGTGAAGCGGCTGCCTCGGCGCGTGCTGCTGCTGGACGAGGACTCGACCCAGGGGGCGGTGGCCGAGCGCGTGCTGCGCGCGGAGGGCTTCGAGGTGCTCACGGTGCACGACGGCGCGGAGTCACTGCGCCGGGCCACGCACCTGCCGGTGGACCTGGTGGTGCTGTCCACCAGCGCCGCGCATGGACAGGTGGGGGTCTTCCTGGAGACCTTCGCCACCCTGCCGCGCGCCCGTCCGGTGCCCATCCTCCTGGCCGGGGACGAGCGACCGTGGTGGGCCCAGGAGGACGCCTCGCTGTGCGCGCGCCCCTACAGCCCGGATGAGCTGGTGGCGCGAGTTCGCAATGTGCTGGCCCTGGAGCCCCGCTGGCGCGCGGCCTCCGGCTCGTCCCATGCGGACGCGGATCCGGTCAGCGCGCCTCGGCAGTGA
- the queF gene encoding NADPH-dependent 7-cyano-7-deazaguanine reductase QueF: MPSQPSKDLQTFPNPAPERDYEIAFDCPEFTCLCPMTGQPDFARFTIKYVPDQKCVELKSLKLYMWAYRNEGAFHEKVTNTIADDIIRAIQPRKLTVVGDFFVRGGIGTIVTVTHEKK, translated from the coding sequence ATGCCTTCCCAGCCGTCCAAGGACCTCCAGACGTTCCCCAACCCGGCCCCCGAGCGCGACTATGAGATCGCCTTCGACTGCCCGGAGTTCACCTGCCTGTGCCCCATGACGGGCCAGCCGGATTTCGCGCGCTTCACCATCAAGTACGTGCCCGACCAGAAGTGCGTGGAGCTCAAGAGCCTCAAGCTCTACATGTGGGCCTACCGCAACGAGGGCGCGTTCCACGAGAAGGTGACCAACACCATCGCGGACGACATCATCCGCGCCATCCAGCCGCGCAAGCTCACCGTGGTGGGCGACTTCTTCGTGCGCGGCGGCATCGGCACCATCGTCACCGTCACGCACGAGAAGAAGTAG
- a CDS encoding serine/threonine protein kinase, whose protein sequence is MPVAEKPVRHRKIGAYRILGELGRGGMALVYRGLHEMLQREVAIKELLPEGQHDKEAVSRFRRESLALAAFRHQNIVTLYDLVEKGESLFMVMEYVDGPTLHTLIKEGPLPPDVAAVVGARIASALDHAHFRRIIHRDLKPANVMLTKSGEVKLMDFGIAKDVGLEALTQQGMAVGTPSYMSPEQVTGAPLDARTDIFSLGVLLYEALTGARPFQGKTAGEVFARIRDGKYPPLHKVAPGVPAPLARIVRRALEVKPEERFPDAAAMRRELDVFLAHEVQVSHAALLVAFLRFRQKLTETEALAHLTQKELGVMEAFDAPRPRASGGRLKWVLAAAAAVVTAAGTGLYFTQAQWAPLVQHLTR, encoded by the coding sequence GTGCCCGTAGCCGAGAAGCCCGTTCGTCATCGGAAGATTGGCGCCTACCGCATCCTCGGCGAGCTGGGCCGAGGCGGAATGGCGCTCGTGTATCGCGGCCTCCACGAGATGCTCCAGCGCGAGGTGGCCATCAAGGAGCTGCTGCCCGAGGGACAGCACGACAAGGAAGCCGTGTCGCGCTTCCGTCGTGAGTCGCTGGCGCTGGCCGCCTTCCGTCACCAGAACATCGTCACGCTCTATGACCTGGTGGAGAAGGGCGAGTCCCTCTTCATGGTGATGGAGTACGTGGACGGGCCCACGCTCCACACGCTCATCAAGGAAGGCCCGCTGCCTCCGGACGTGGCCGCGGTGGTGGGCGCGCGCATCGCCAGCGCGCTGGACCACGCGCACTTCCGCCGCATCATCCACCGCGACCTCAAGCCCGCCAACGTCATGCTCACCAAGTCCGGTGAGGTGAAGCTGATGGACTTCGGCATCGCCAAGGACGTGGGCCTGGAGGCGCTCACGCAGCAGGGCATGGCGGTGGGCACGCCTTCGTACATGTCCCCGGAGCAGGTGACGGGCGCGCCGCTGGACGCGCGCACGGACATCTTCTCGCTGGGCGTGCTGCTCTACGAAGCCCTCACTGGCGCGCGGCCCTTCCAAGGCAAGACGGCGGGCGAGGTGTTCGCGCGGATCCGCGACGGCAAGTACCCGCCCTTGCACAAGGTGGCGCCGGGCGTGCCCGCGCCCCTGGCGCGCATCGTCCGCAGGGCCCTGGAGGTGAAGCCCGAGGAGCGCTTCCCGGACGCGGCGGCCATGCGGCGCGAGCTGGACGTGTTCCTCGCGCACGAGGTGCAGGTGTCCCACGCGGCGCTGCTGGTGGCCTTCCTGCGCTTCCGGCAGAAGCTGACGGAGACGGAGGCGCTGGCGCACCTCACGCAGAAGGAGCTGGGGGTGATGGAGGCCTTCGATGCGCCTCGCCCGCGCGCGTCGGGAGGGCGTCTCAAGTGGGTGCTCGCGGCGGCGGCGGCCGTCGTCACCGCGGCGGGCACCGGGCTCTACTTCACCCAGGCGCAGTGGGCGCCGCTCGTGCAGCACCTCACCCGCTGA
- a CDS encoding cardiolipin synthase B, giving the protein MLAAIAGAQRRVHLEVYAFEREGVGSRFVDALIAACRRGVDVKVVVDGWGSANSSHQLSAELRDAGARVRVYNPLTSFFSGRAWRNHRKILLVDDAVAFLGGINIGDDYAAHGEDPGWADLALELRGDICRQLGAHLDAGTSELTSGPVSVFLSGFGGGHRLRKRYLSAIERATQEVILAHAYFLPDSAFVKALKRAARRGVKVSLLLAGRSDVVFARAATMRLYHSLLKAGVRIYEWTASTLHAKAAVMDGCTVLVGSFNLDPLSLVNLETLVEVKEAGVAAQATTWLTQHVASARAVTLNECGRSRLQRWLLDVVGLTVARLAEHFANFVGRRRVR; this is encoded by the coding sequence ATGCTGGCGGCCATCGCGGGCGCCCAGCGGCGCGTGCACCTGGAGGTCTATGCCTTCGAGCGCGAGGGCGTGGGCTCGCGCTTCGTGGACGCGCTGATCGCGGCGTGCCGGCGCGGCGTGGACGTGAAGGTGGTGGTGGATGGCTGGGGCAGCGCGAACAGCAGCCACCAGTTGTCGGCGGAGCTGCGGGACGCGGGCGCGCGGGTGCGCGTCTACAACCCGCTGACGTCGTTCTTCAGCGGTCGCGCGTGGCGCAACCACCGCAAGATTCTCCTCGTCGATGACGCGGTGGCCTTCCTCGGCGGCATCAACATCGGGGACGACTACGCGGCCCATGGCGAGGACCCGGGCTGGGCGGACCTGGCGCTGGAGCTGCGCGGAGACATCTGCCGGCAGCTCGGGGCGCACCTGGACGCGGGCACGTCCGAGCTGACCTCGGGGCCCGTGAGCGTGTTCCTGTCTGGCTTTGGCGGCGGCCATCGGCTTCGCAAGCGCTACCTGTCCGCCATCGAGCGCGCGACCCAGGAGGTCATCCTCGCGCACGCGTACTTCCTGCCGGACAGCGCCTTCGTGAAGGCCCTCAAGCGCGCGGCGCGGCGGGGCGTGAAGGTGTCACTGCTGTTGGCGGGGCGCAGCGACGTGGTGTTCGCCCGCGCGGCGACCATGCGCCTGTACCACTCGCTGCTGAAGGCAGGGGTCCGCATCTACGAGTGGACGGCCTCCACGCTGCACGCGAAGGCCGCGGTGATGGATGGCTGCACCGTGCTGGTGGGCAGCTTCAACCTGGATCCGCTGTCGCTGGTGAACCTGGAGACGCTGGTGGAGGTGAAGGAGGCGGGCGTGGCGGCCCAGGCCACCACGTGGCTGACGCAGCACGTGGCCAGCGCCCGCGCCGTCACGCTGAACGAGTGCGGCCGCTCCCGACTCCAGCGCTGGCTGCTGGACGTGGTGGGGCTGACCGTGGCGCGCCTGGCCGAGCACTTCGCCAACTTCGTCGGCCGGCGTCGGGTGCGCTGA